The genomic stretch ATTTTTCGAAAAATTCTGCTGTTGCTGCGTGTTGCTCGGCGCCGCGCTTTTCAAAGATTCGGTTATCTCCGGCAGTTTCGAAAGCATCTCTTCTATCGAAGTGATAGAATCCCTGGTAGTCAGTTTTATCATGCACAACTCCAGCACTATCCTCTCAGGAAGAAGTTGTTTTATCATCCTCAGGCCATTCGAGATCACGTTTATGATATAAAATATATCTCCATGCGAAAGAAGTTCTGACTGTTTTTTTACCCGCTCTATGGCTTCTTTGGAAAGATCTATTATGTCTTCTGAAACAGCACCTGATTTCGCGATCATAATATTCCTGAAATGTTCGAGTATCTCAAGAAGAAATTGCTTAGGGTCCTTGCCTGAATTTAACACCTCAGCCACCAGATGAATGCCAGCCTTTGTGTCCTTCTTTATAATCAAATCAGCGCATCGAAAAAGCAGCCCTTCCTCTATCATGCCAAGAGATTCAATAATATCTTTTAAACGCACCTTTCCCTTTGAAAAAGACGCGACCTGATCAAGTACGCTCTCTGCGTCACGCATGCTGCCATCAGAGGCCTTAGCGACATATAAAAATACGCCTTCTTCTATATCCAGTTTCTCTATTTTGGATATCTCTTTAAGCTTCGCGACGATCTCTTTTATGGATATGCGCCTGAAATCAAACCTTTGACAACGAGAAAGTATGGTAGCAGGGAGCTTGTGCGGTTCTGTGGTAGCGAATATGAATTTTACATGCTGAGGCGGCTCTTCCAGCGTCTTTAAAAGCGCGTTAAAGGCCGGCATAGTAAGCATATGCACTTCGTCGATAATATAGATCTTGTAACGGCCTTTTGAGGCTGCGAATTTTACTGTCTCGCGAAGATTGCGTATCTCGTCCACGCCATTATTTGAAGCGCCGTCTATTTCTATGACGTCAAGGCTGGTACCCTTTATTATCTCAAGGCATGAAGCGCATTTGTTGCAGGGTGTTGGGGTAGGTCCTTTTTCGCAATCAAGGGCCTTTGAGAATATACGCGCAGTTGAAGTCTTTCCAATACCGCGCGGCCCAGTAAATAGATACGCATGGTGCACTCGATTTAATGAAATAGCATTCTTGAGAGTAGTAGTAATATGCTCCTGACCTACTACTGCGTCAAATTCCTGCGGCCTGTGCTTGCGTGCAAAAGGAAGATATGTCATAGTTTAAAAATTAATGGCGGAGAGGCAGGGATTCGAACCCTGGGTCCCGGTTTGATCCAAGACAACTCCTTAGCAGGGAGCTCCGATCAACCACTCTGGCACCTCTCCAATTTTTTCGAAGAAAAAATTGATCCTGAGCAAGCCAAATAATGCAAAGCATTATTTGGCGCGTCGAAGGACCTATTACTTTCTCCGTTTCCTCTTAAAAAATTCCTTTATTAAAAAGCTGATTTCTTCTTCTAAAATACCTTTATTGATTTCAAATTTATGATTTAACTTCTTATGGTTAGCTAAATCAATCACTGAACCGCATGCGCCGGTCTTTGGGTCAGATGCCCCATACACGAGTTCCTTTATGCGGGCAAGAACCATTGCTCCTGCACACATGCTGCAGGGTTCAATTGTAACATACATCACACAATCTATCAATCTTTCATTTTTTAGCTCGGCTGCTGCCTGTGTAATAGCTATCATCTCTGCGTGCGCGGTAGGATCCTTTAAGAGTTTTATCTGATTATGGGCCCTGGCTATAATAGAACCCTTGTGCATAATCACAGCGCCTACAGGCACTTCATCTCTATCAAATGCCTTCTTTGCCTCGCGCAAGGCCTCTCTCATGTAAAACTCATGCCCTCTCATATCTTCCTCTTAAAAAGCGCTATGCCGTATTCCCTGGTAGTAAAAGGAAACGGTCCAAACTGCTTGTATAAAGTGTAATTTTCCCTGATGTATTGCATTATATCTGTAGCATAATCCTTTCCAAATGCCGGATATCCATATTCAGTTGTATCTCTCTGTGTCAATGCCACATAATCGATCTCTTTATCTTCCATTTCTGAAATAACTCTATCTACGATATTTCCCCTCGCAAGATCCAGCGGCAGATACATATTAAAATATAATGGGTTTTCCATCCCAGAGAAAAAGTTAATGCCCAAGCCTTCAGGAAAAACCACAAGGGTCTCTCTTTCGCTCGTATTCATCTTTAAAAAATCGATCAATTCTTTAAATCTTTTCTCTCTATCTGCATTAACAAGTTGTAAAGTGCCTTTCTCCGAATCGATCTTCAATGTCTTGTTTGCATAACAAAATCTCGAAATATTCAAATGGCTTATGACAAAAAGTATAAAAATAAACATGTAGCCAAATCTAAAAAATTTTCTGCTCCATTCTTCCTTAAGTCGCTCTGGCAATATCCTAAGAAAAAATACATGATAGATGATCAGACCAGGAAGCACAATGTAAAAACCGTAATGCCCTGCCCATACATAAAATAACATCCTGCTCATCAAGAACAGCGAAAAAAGACATAGGACCGCTAGAAAGAGTTTCTTTTTGCTGTATCCGCCCCTGATAAATTGCCACATTGAGATCAAGAGCACTGCCAGGCTGATCAAAGGCAGGCTTTTATATTGCGCGGCATAATTCACAAATAGTTTTCTAAAAAAAATAAAACCCGTCCATGTAAAAATAAATCCTATAAAAAAAGAACAAAAAATCCTGTTAAATACTTTCTTAAATCTAAGAGTATAAGCCAGGATAAAACCTCCTGCTGCAAAAAATATAGAAAAAAGAATATAATACAAAAACCCCTTGAACATATCCATTAAACCCCCGAGAATATCTTCTCCTGCCAAAAGCCAGCTGGTAAAAGGATTACTTGCATTTATATTGGCAAAGGCTGTATCAAGTATGCTGCTTTTACCAAGAGAACTCCCAGATAAAGCAAAAAATAAGCTATACAAAATTGCTGCAGAGGCACAGGGTATTATCAGATACTTCAGCTCCTTTAATGATAAAATGGCAATTGATAAAACTAGAAAAAGGCCTATCTCTATCCTGCATAAAAAAGCAGCTATAAGAAAAACGATATAGAAAACTTTATATCTCTTCTTGTCTTTAAGCATGGATAGGTAAAAACAATACAGCGCCGCAAAGGCAAACATCATACCATGTATTGCCGGGTAACTATAAGGTATGACGAAATTATAATTTCCATAATAGACATACTGGCCAAAGGCAAAAACCAACAGAAATGTCAGGACTGTAAATGTAGAGAAAAATATATCAAGAAAGATCCTGGATATTTTATAGATCAATGCGCTTACTGCGCAGATAGTAATGACACCGCTCAAGACAAGACTATAGACATTGGCTCCGAACAGTTTAAATAAAAAGGCATTAAAGTATGGAGAGAATGGGCCATAAAGATAATGGATATCTCTATATAACACTTTCCCAAGAAAGAGCTGCCAGGGTACATACATCTCTCGCCCCACATCTACGATGAGATCTCCCCACTTAAGCCATGTGAAATCCAAAAGATAGGCAATAGAACATGCTGTTATTAAAACAGAGACCCATCCCTTTTTCCAGAATAGCGATATAATTTTAAGACGCATTCGTAAAAACCTCTTTCAATACACCTCTGCTATCATAGACCAATAAAGCAAACCTTAATAAATTAAACAACACAAGGATGATAGAACCATAAAAGATAACATGCCGCAATCCTATAAAATATACACTGGTATCTGCTAAGACTAACGCCAAGGCAGCCAAAAAGAAGATGGCAATTTTGAAAACAAGGTATATCACGCGTGAAGGCCTGGATGAGACAAAGAATATGCCGAGTTTAGACTTATTTATAGCGAATGTTCCCACCCCCTTCTCATAGGACAGGGACCTTATAAAGTCTGAGGCAAAGGATCGCGCTATAAAAATAAGGGCAACAGCCAAAGGCACAAGGCCTTTATAGGCAAAAAATACGAGGAGGAGATTTTCTGTTATCCTGTCCCCTAATGTGTCCATAAGTGCGCCTGCCTTGGAAGAAATATTAAATGTCCTCGCTACATATCCGTCAAACCAATCCAGGATCGCTACGACTATTAAAAGAACGAGCCCTGAGATCCTACTTGCAGAAGACGCGTTATTAAGCAAAAATATCACTAAAAACACCAACGCGCTTCTAAAAACAACTACTATATTAGCTAAATTCTTAAAGAGATGCTCTGGCAAATGTCCTCCACGCGCAAACAAGTGTCTGAAAAAATCCCCTTGTCTCCGATTTAATAAAAATAAAAAAATACACCACCGCCCACCAAACTTTAAAGAATATATTCGGTGGCAAGATTATCGTTTTCTTTATGAGCCAGCGTAGCCTGGGAAAAAGCACTGCTGTCTGAAAAAAACAATGAAGATTGTGCAGTTTCTCAGGCTCAGGCACTTCGAATGAAATCTTTGTCTGCTGATATGCAGGCCCTATATCATTCATTTTTATCTTACCTTCGTACCGCTCAGCAAGCCGCGTACCTGCATAAGGCGTCAAGAACGAACACCTTGGATACTCTACGCCTATTTTAACATTTAGGTCGATAGTCTCAAATGTATTTTCTACTGTCTCCCCAGGAAACCCGATCACATTAAAGGTCATGGCCTTAAGCTGATATTTTTTAAGGAGCCTGCCTATGTCTTCGATCTGGCCATTTGTAATATGCTTGTTCAGTACTCCGGACCTTAAACCCTCGTTGCCTGTCTCTATACCAAAACTGACTGCATGACATCCTGCATCTTTAAGCAATTTTATGATTCTCTCATTTAATGTAGCCACATTTGCAGAACAGACAAATGGTTTTTTTATCTCGTTTTTATACCTTTGCAAAAATTCCCCAAGCCATTTCTGATCGGAGACAAAAAGATCATCCACGAAGTAGATAGATTTCAGTCCATATCTCGACTCTGTCTCTTTTATCTGATCAATAAGATTTCCAGGGCTATAAAACCTTATATATTTTCCTTTATTGCGGTAAATATCTCTTAATTTCTCATTAAAACAAAAGCTGCATGAAAAAGGACACCCGCGACTGGCCATAAAAGTTTTAAGAGGGCTTTCTCTTATAATCCTGTACCTATCATAATAGATCCCCCTG from Candidatus Gorgyraea atricola encodes the following:
- the tadA gene encoding tRNA adenosine(34) deaminase TadA → MRGHEFYMREALREAKKAFDRDEVPVGAVIMHKGSIIARAHNQIKLLKDPTAHAEMIAITQAAAELKNERLIDCVMYVTIEPCSMCAGAMVLARIKELVYGASDPKTGACGSVIDLANHKKLNHKFEINKGILEEEISFLIKEFFKRKRRK
- the dnaX gene encoding DNA polymerase III subunit gamma/tau, translated to MTYLPFARKHRPQEFDAVVGQEHITTTLKNAISLNRVHHAYLFTGPRGIGKTSTARIFSKALDCEKGPTPTPCNKCASCLEIIKGTSLDVIEIDGASNNGVDEIRNLRETVKFAASKGRYKIYIIDEVHMLTMPAFNALLKTLEEPPQHVKFIFATTEPHKLPATILSRCQRFDFRRISIKEIVAKLKEISKIEKLDIEEGVFLYVAKASDGSMRDAESVLDQVASFSKGKVRLKDIIESLGMIEEGLLFRCADLIIKKDTKAGIHLVAEVLNSGKDPKQFLLEILEHFRNIMIAKSGAVSEDIIDLSKEAIERVKKQSELLSHGDIFYIINVISNGLRMIKQLLPERIVLELCMIKLTTRDSITSIEEMLSKLPEITESLKSAAPSNTQQQQNFSKN
- a CDS encoding CDP-alcohol phosphatidyltransferase family protein, with protein sequence MPEHLFKNLANIVVVFRSALVFLVIFLLNNASSASRISGLVLLIVVAILDWFDGYVARTFNISSKAGALMDTLGDRITENLLLVFFAYKGLVPLAVALIFIARSFASDFIRSLSYEKGVGTFAINKSKLGIFFVSSRPSRVIYLVFKIAIFFLAALALVLADTSVYFIGLRHVIFYGSIILVLFNLLRFALLVYDSRGVLKEVFTNAS
- a CDS encoding radical SAM protein, encoding MARIIFLQRIWYEYAGPEIISANLKRHGHNVDLFIGRHAKDFLKNIQEKDIVAFSVMSGEHNWAIETANQIKQSKDVLTVFGGPYPTFYPDVINHPGVDITCCGEGEFAMLDLANAYDEGNDYSNIPNISFKSPGGVKRNEVRPFIDDLDKLPFPDRGIYYDRYRIIRESPLKTFMASRGCPFSCSFCFNEKLRDIYRNKGKYIRFYSPGNLIDQIKETESRYGLKSIYFVDDLFVSDQKWLGEFLQRYKNEIKKPFVCSANVATLNERIIKLLKDAGCHAVSFGIETGNEGLRSGVLNKHITNGQIEDIGRLLKKYQLKAMTFNVIGFPGETVENTFETIDLNVKIGVEYPRCSFLTPYAGTRLAERYEGKIKMNDIGPAYQQTKISFEVPEPEKLHNLHCFFQTAVLFPRLRWLIKKTIILPPNIFFKVWWAVVYFFIFIKSETRGFFQTLVCAWRTFARASL